The Streptomyces camelliae genome window below encodes:
- a CDS encoding RNA polymerase sigma-70 factor: protein MTVPLPPLAAEFESHRPRLFGLAYRLLGSAHEAEDAVQDAYLRFSGADRAAIGHPGAWLAKTVTNLCLTRLTSARARHEDYRGPWLPEPVLTSDGTLGPLESAEQRDEVSMAMLVLLERLTPTERAVYVLREAFGHSHREIADVLSLSEANCRQLYRRAVARVAAPEGRFEPARERQEQLVTTFLAAAREGDVAGLEQLLAEDVVWWSDGGGKVSAALRPVEGRDKVMRFLVGGAERFAADWTYTVVEVNGASGLAAWVGEVLVGVAAFGLRDGVITDVWAAMNPDKLGFVRRQLVPS from the coding sequence ATGACCGTGCCACTGCCGCCGCTCGCCGCCGAGTTCGAGTCCCACCGGCCCCGCCTGTTCGGGCTCGCCTACCGGCTGCTCGGCTCCGCGCACGAGGCGGAGGACGCGGTGCAGGACGCGTATCTGCGGTTCAGCGGTGCCGACCGGGCGGCGATCGGGCACCCGGGCGCATGGCTCGCCAAGACCGTCACGAACCTCTGCCTGACCCGGCTGACCTCGGCTCGCGCCCGGCACGAGGACTACCGCGGGCCCTGGCTGCCGGAACCGGTGCTGACCTCGGACGGCACGCTCGGCCCGCTGGAGTCGGCGGAGCAGCGCGACGAGGTCTCCATGGCGATGCTGGTGCTCCTCGAACGGCTGACGCCGACCGAGCGGGCGGTGTACGTGCTGCGCGAGGCGTTCGGCCACAGCCACCGGGAGATCGCGGACGTGCTGTCCCTGAGCGAGGCCAACTGCCGCCAGCTGTACCGGCGCGCGGTGGCCCGGGTCGCCGCGCCGGAGGGCCGGTTCGAGCCGGCGCGCGAGCGGCAGGAGCAGCTGGTGACGACGTTCCTCGCGGCGGCCCGCGAGGGCGATGTGGCCGGTCTGGAGCAGCTGCTCGCCGAGGACGTGGTCTGGTGGAGCGACGGCGGCGGCAAGGTGTCCGCGGCCCTGCGTCCGGTCGAGGGACGCGACAAGGTCATGCGCTTCCTGGTGGGCGGGGCCGAGCGGTTCGCGGCGGACTGGACCTACACGGTGGTGGAGGTCAACGGCGCGAGCGGGCTGGCCGCGTGGGTCGGCGAGGTGCTCGTCGGGGTGGCCGCGTTCGGGCTGCGGGACGGTGTGATCACCGATGTGTGGGCCGCGATGAACCCGGACAAGCTGGGCTTCGTACGGCGGCAGCTCGTGCCGTCGTAG
- a CDS encoding riboflavin synthase, with amino-acid sequence MFTGIVEELGEITAVENLGDASRFRLRGPVVTEGAQHGDSIAVNGVCLTVVEHEGDEFTADVMAETLNRSSLGALTVGSRVNLERPTAVGTRLGGHIVQGHVDGTGEVLARTPSENWEIVKISLPAELARYVVEKGSITVDGISLTVVEAGPDYFTISLIPTTLALTTLGVKQPGDPVNLEVDVIAKYVERLLGDRAQGAGK; translated from the coding sequence GTGTTCACCGGAATCGTCGAAGAGCTGGGTGAGATCACCGCCGTCGAGAACCTCGGCGACGCCTCCCGTTTCCGGCTCCGCGGCCCCGTCGTGACCGAGGGCGCGCAGCACGGCGACTCCATCGCCGTGAACGGCGTCTGTCTCACCGTCGTGGAGCACGAGGGCGACGAGTTCACCGCCGACGTCATGGCGGAGACCCTGAACCGCTCCAGCCTCGGCGCGCTGACCGTCGGCTCCCGGGTCAACCTCGAACGCCCCACCGCGGTGGGCACCCGCCTCGGCGGCCACATCGTGCAGGGCCATGTCGACGGCACCGGCGAGGTGCTGGCGCGCACGCCCTCCGAGAACTGGGAGATCGTGAAGATCTCCCTCCCCGCGGAACTCGCCCGCTACGTGGTCGAGAAGGGCTCCATCACCGTCGACGGCATCAGCCTCACCGTGGTCGAGGCCGGCCCCGACTACTTCACCATCAGCCTCATCCCGACCACCCTCGCCCTGACCACGCTCGGCGTGAAGCAGCCCGGCGACCCGGTCAACCTTGAGGTCGACGTCATCGCCAAGTACGTCGAGCGCCTCCTCGGCGACCGCGCCCAGGGAGCCGGCAAGTGA
- a CDS encoding nicotinamide mononucleotide transporter family protein produces MNWLNSEAFTLFGQRIIWSDMTGNILGLITLALGWRRSLWTWPVQFLSGLVLFAAFYGHLTGSAGKQAVVMAVALYGWWQWQRSKDRSGDGHIAPRFATWRERAAMLVAAAAGTVAVALFFQAHPSLSWDPWPDAYIFVGTVVAMYAQAKGMVEFWIAWLLVDLVGVPLNFTNGYAFSGFVYVIYGALVLWGMRDWWLRSRRRPQPVLEGAPA; encoded by the coding sequence GTGAACTGGCTGAACTCCGAGGCCTTCACCCTCTTCGGCCAGCGCATCATCTGGTCGGACATGACCGGCAACATCCTCGGCCTCATCACGCTCGCCCTCGGCTGGCGCCGCTCCCTGTGGACCTGGCCCGTGCAGTTCCTGTCCGGCCTCGTCCTGTTCGCCGCCTTCTACGGCCATCTCACCGGCAGCGCCGGCAAGCAGGCCGTCGTCATGGCCGTGGCCCTGTACGGCTGGTGGCAGTGGCAGCGCAGCAAGGACCGGTCCGGCGACGGCCACATCGCGCCCCGCTTCGCCACCTGGCGCGAGCGCGCGGCCATGCTCGTCGCGGCCGCCGCCGGCACGGTCGCCGTCGCCCTGTTCTTCCAGGCCCACCCGAGCCTGTCCTGGGACCCCTGGCCGGACGCGTACATCTTCGTCGGCACCGTCGTCGCCATGTACGCCCAGGCCAAGGGCATGGTCGAGTTCTGGATCGCCTGGCTCCTCGTCGACCTCGTCGGCGTCCCCCTCAACTTCACCAACGGCTACGCCTTCTCCGGCTTCGTCTACGTCATCTACGGCGCGCTCGTCCTGTGGGGCATGCGCGACTGGTGGCTGCGCTCCCGCAGGCGTCCGCAGCCCGTCCTGGAAGGAGCTCCGGCATGA
- a CDS encoding bifunctional 3,4-dihydroxy-2-butanone-4-phosphate synthase/GTP cyclohydrolase II yields the protein MTAAPLLHDTDPIEDFLLDPVEQAIADIAAGRPVVVVDDEDRENEGDLVIAAEKATPEIVAFMMSECRGLICAPMEGEELDRLRLPQMVEDNTESMKTAFTVSVDATAAHGVTTGISGADRATTLQLLASGTAEPTDFVRPGHIFPLRAKPGGVLVRNGHTEAAVDLARLAGLRPAGAIVEIAGEDGRMLRLPELIPFARKHGLTIISIEDLIAYRRSSEPTVRREAETRLPTAHGTFTAYGYRSTADGVEHVALVHGEIGDGEDVLVRIHSECLTGDVFGSLRCDCGPQLDTALERIQQEGRGVVVYLRGHEGRGIGLLSKLRAYELQEQGRDTLDANLELGLPADARDYGAGAQILADLGVRGVRLMTNNPDKTDALLRHGLKVTGREPMPIQAGEHNLRYLRTKRDRMGHDLPWLDTPAVAGCGNQ from the coding sequence ATGACCGCGGCACCTCTGCTCCACGACACCGACCCCATCGAGGACTTCCTGCTCGACCCCGTCGAGCAGGCCATCGCCGACATCGCAGCGGGCCGCCCGGTCGTGGTCGTCGACGACGAGGACCGGGAGAACGAGGGCGACCTCGTCATCGCCGCCGAGAAGGCGACCCCCGAGATCGTCGCCTTCATGATGAGCGAGTGCCGGGGCCTGATCTGCGCCCCCATGGAGGGCGAGGAACTCGACCGGCTGCGGCTGCCGCAGATGGTCGAGGACAACACCGAGTCGATGAAGACCGCGTTCACCGTCTCCGTGGACGCCACCGCCGCGCACGGCGTGACCACCGGCATCTCCGGCGCCGACCGCGCCACCACGCTCCAGCTGCTCGCGAGCGGCACGGCCGAGCCGACGGACTTCGTCCGCCCCGGCCACATCTTCCCGCTGCGCGCCAAGCCCGGCGGCGTCCTCGTCCGCAACGGTCACACCGAGGCCGCCGTCGACCTGGCCCGGCTGGCGGGGCTGCGCCCGGCCGGCGCCATCGTGGAGATCGCCGGCGAGGACGGCCGGATGCTGCGGCTGCCCGAGCTGATCCCGTTCGCCCGCAAGCACGGCCTGACGATCATCTCCATCGAGGACCTGATCGCCTACCGCCGCAGCAGCGAGCCCACCGTCCGCCGCGAGGCCGAGACCCGCCTGCCCACCGCACACGGCACCTTCACCGCCTACGGCTACCGGTCCACCGCCGACGGAGTCGAGCACGTCGCCCTCGTGCACGGCGAGATCGGCGACGGCGAGGACGTCCTGGTCCGCATCCACTCCGAATGCCTCACCGGCGACGTCTTCGGCTCCCTGCGCTGCGACTGCGGCCCCCAGCTCGACACCGCCCTGGAGCGCATCCAGCAGGAGGGCCGGGGCGTGGTGGTCTACCTGCGCGGACACGAGGGGCGCGGCATCGGCCTGCTGTCCAAGCTCCGGGCGTACGAACTCCAGGAGCAGGGCCGCGACACGCTCGACGCCAACCTCGAACTCGGCCTGCCCGCCGACGCCCGCGACTACGGCGCCGGCGCCCAGATCCTCGCCGACCTCGGCGTGCGCGGCGTCCGGCTGATGACCAACAACCCCGACAAGACCGACGCGCTGCTGCGCCACGGCCTGAAGGTCACCGGCCGCGAGCCGATGCCGATCCAGGCCGGCGAGCACAATCTCCGGTACCTGCGCACCAAGCGCGACCGGATGGGACACGACCTGCCCTGGCTGGACACGCCCGCCGTGGCCGGCTGCGGCAACCAGTAA
- the ribH gene encoding 6,7-dimethyl-8-ribityllumazine synthase, protein MSGKGAPELSVRNAGDLRVAVIAAQWHEKVMDGLVNGALRALHELGIDEPTLIRVPGSFELPVAAKVLAGRGYDAVVALGVVIRGGTPHFDYVCQGVTQGLTQVSIETGVPVGFGVLTCDTEEQALDRAGLEGSNEDKGHEAVTAAVATAATLRSVSEPWH, encoded by the coding sequence GTGAGCGGCAAGGGTGCACCGGAACTGTCCGTACGCAACGCCGGCGACCTGCGGGTCGCCGTCATCGCGGCACAGTGGCACGAGAAGGTGATGGACGGTCTGGTCAACGGCGCCCTGCGCGCCCTGCACGAGCTGGGCATCGACGAGCCGACCCTGATCCGGGTCCCCGGCAGCTTCGAACTGCCGGTCGCCGCCAAGGTCCTCGCGGGCCGCGGCTACGACGCGGTGGTCGCCCTCGGCGTCGTCATCCGCGGCGGCACCCCGCACTTCGACTACGTGTGCCAGGGCGTCACCCAGGGCCTCACCCAGGTCAGCATCGAGACCGGCGTGCCCGTCGGCTTCGGCGTGCTCACCTGCGACACCGAGGAGCAGGCCCTGGACCGGGCCGGCCTGGAGGGCTCGAACGAGGACAAGGGGCACGAGGCGGTGACCGCGGCGGTGGCCACGGCGGCGACGCTGCGCTCAGTATCCGAACCCTGGCACTAG
- a CDS encoding phosphoribosyl-ATP diphosphatase has translation MSKKTFEELFTELQHKASHGDPATSRTAELVGKGVHAIGKKVVEEAAEVWMAAEYEGKEAAAEEISQLLYHVQVMMVARGISLDDVYAHL, from the coding sequence ATGTCCAAGAAGACGTTCGAGGAGCTCTTCACCGAGCTCCAGCACAAGGCCTCCCACGGCGATCCCGCCACTTCCCGCACCGCAGAGCTGGTCGGCAAGGGCGTCCATGCCATCGGCAAGAAGGTCGTCGAAGAGGCCGCCGAGGTCTGGATGGCCGCCGAGTACGAGGGCAAGGAGGCGGCCGCCGAGGAGATCTCGCAGCTGCTGTACCACGTCCAGGTGATGATGGTCGCCCGCGGTATCTCCCTGGACGACGTCTACGCCCACCTCTGA
- the hisG gene encoding ATP phosphoribosyltransferase — protein MLRIAVPNKGSLSGPAAEMLHEAGYQQRRESKELRIVDPVNEVEFFYLRPRDIAIYVASGRLDVGITGRDLLIDSGADAEEILPLGFARSTFRFAAKPGTANGVEDLKGKTVATSYEGIVAGHLTDSGVDASVVHLDGAVETAIELGVAEVIADVVETGTSLRNAGLEVFGEPIMKSEAIVIRRTGADGEEPKVQQFLRRLQGVLVARTYVMMDYDCRVEQLEKAVALTPGLESPTVSPLHNEGWVAVRAMVPAKEAQRIMDDLYAIGARAILTTAIHACRL, from the coding sequence ATGCTGCGCATCGCCGTCCCCAACAAGGGTTCACTGTCCGGCCCTGCGGCGGAGATGCTGCATGAGGCCGGCTACCAGCAGCGCCGCGAGTCCAAGGAGCTGCGGATCGTCGACCCGGTGAACGAGGTCGAGTTCTTCTACCTCCGCCCCCGCGACATCGCGATCTACGTCGCCTCCGGCCGCCTCGACGTGGGCATCACCGGCCGCGACCTGCTGATCGACTCCGGCGCCGACGCCGAGGAGATCCTCCCCCTCGGCTTCGCCCGCTCCACCTTCCGCTTCGCCGCCAAGCCCGGCACGGCGAACGGCGTCGAGGACCTCAAGGGCAAGACCGTCGCCACCTCCTACGAGGGCATCGTCGCGGGGCACCTCACGGACAGCGGCGTCGACGCCTCCGTCGTCCACCTCGACGGTGCCGTGGAGACCGCGATCGAGCTGGGTGTCGCCGAAGTCATCGCCGACGTCGTCGAGACCGGCACCAGCCTGCGCAACGCCGGTCTGGAGGTCTTCGGCGAGCCGATCATGAAGTCCGAGGCGATCGTCATCCGGCGCACCGGTGCCGACGGCGAGGAGCCGAAGGTCCAGCAGTTCCTGCGCCGCCTCCAGGGCGTCCTGGTCGCGCGGACCTACGTGATGATGGACTACGACTGCCGCGTCGAGCAGCTGGAGAAGGCCGTCGCGCTGACCCCGGGCCTGGAGTCCCCGACCGTCTCCCCGCTGCACAACGAGGGCTGGGTCGCGGTCCGTGCCATGGTCCCCGCCAAGGAGGCGCAGCGGATCATGGACGACCTCTACGCCATCGGCGCCCGCGCCATCCTGACCACGGCCATCCACGCCTGCCGCCTCTGA
- a CDS encoding PH domain-containing protein: MSDTPALPVTFRPGHTRAILLTAGVVIFLTISAIGLLLEQLGPGERLTFVITGALIFWVLALLARVRVVADESGVTVVNIASKRRLEWAEIVQVNLRPGDPWVFLNLSDGTSLPALGIQPGIAKQRAIADARALRALAEARSTVVRADERG; this comes from the coding sequence ATGTCCGACACTCCCGCGCTTCCCGTGACCTTCCGGCCGGGCCACACCCGGGCGATCCTGCTCACCGCCGGTGTGGTGATTTTCCTCACCATCTCCGCGATCGGGCTGCTGCTGGAACAGCTCGGCCCCGGTGAGCGGCTCACCTTCGTCATCACCGGCGCGCTCATCTTCTGGGTGCTCGCCCTGCTGGCCCGGGTCCGGGTCGTCGCCGACGAATCCGGTGTCACCGTGGTCAACATCGCCAGCAAACGGCGCCTGGAGTGGGCGGAGATCGTTCAGGTGAACCTCCGTCCGGGCGATCCGTGGGTGTTCCTCAACCTCAGCGACGGCACCAGCCTGCCCGCGCTCGGCATCCAGCCGGGCATCGCCAAGCAGCGCGCCATCGCCGACGCGCGGGCCCTGCGGGCGCTCGCCGAGGCCCGCTCGACCGTCGTCCGGGCCGACGAGCGGGGCTGA
- a CDS encoding hemolysin family protein: protein MTLSLLLLAAAFLLILANGFFVAAEFGLVTVERPEAEKAAADGDRRARTVVESLKELSFQLSGTQLGITITSLVVGMLAEPALARLLHGPFAALGLPDGAVSGVAVAVGMLLASALQMVIGELVPKNWAVSKPLQVARFVAGPQARFSRLFRPVIAALNTVANRLVRALGVEPADELASARTPGELVSLARHSARAGALEQDTADLFVRTLSLGELTAQHVMTPRVKVSALQDTATAEDVVNLTRATGLSRFPVYREKIDEIVGMAHLKDALAVPVHERLRTPVSRIARKALLVPETLPVQPLLARLRSGQPIAVVVDEYGGTAGVVTLEDIVEELVGEVRDEHDRPDAPELAVAPPQDGKPAWDVDGSVRVDILQRIGLDVPEGPYETVAGLVADLLGRIPAPGDRAELPGWRLSVRQVGHYRAERVRLVRTAPVVNVMEAAR, encoded by the coding sequence GTGACCCTCTCCCTGCTGCTCCTCGCAGCGGCGTTCCTGCTGATTCTCGCCAACGGCTTCTTCGTGGCCGCCGAGTTCGGCCTCGTGACGGTCGAGCGCCCGGAGGCCGAGAAGGCCGCGGCCGACGGCGACCGACGCGCCCGTACGGTCGTGGAGTCGCTCAAGGAGCTGTCCTTCCAGCTCTCCGGCACCCAGCTCGGCATCACCATCACCTCCCTGGTCGTCGGCATGCTCGCCGAACCGGCCCTGGCCCGGTTGCTGCACGGCCCGTTCGCGGCCCTCGGCCTGCCCGACGGCGCCGTCTCCGGTGTCGCCGTGGCCGTCGGCATGCTGCTGGCCTCCGCGCTGCAGATGGTGATCGGCGAGCTCGTGCCCAAGAACTGGGCCGTGTCCAAGCCGCTCCAGGTGGCGCGCTTCGTCGCCGGTCCGCAAGCCCGCTTCTCCCGCCTCTTCCGGCCGGTGATCGCCGCGCTCAACACCGTCGCCAACCGGCTCGTGCGGGCCCTCGGCGTCGAGCCGGCCGACGAGCTGGCCTCGGCCCGCACTCCGGGCGAACTCGTCTCCCTGGCCCGGCACTCCGCCCGGGCCGGCGCCCTGGAGCAGGACACCGCCGACCTCTTCGTCCGCACCCTGTCCCTGGGCGAGCTGACCGCGCAGCACGTCATGACCCCGCGCGTGAAGGTCAGCGCCCTGCAGGACACGGCCACCGCCGAGGACGTCGTCAACCTCACCCGGGCCACCGGCCTGTCCCGCTTCCCCGTCTACCGGGAGAAGATCGACGAGATCGTCGGCATGGCCCACCTCAAGGACGCGCTGGCCGTCCCGGTGCACGAGCGGCTGCGCACCCCGGTGAGCCGTATCGCCCGCAAGGCGCTGCTGGTCCCCGAGACGCTGCCCGTCCAGCCCCTGCTCGCCCGGCTCCGCTCCGGGCAGCCCATCGCGGTCGTCGTCGACGAGTACGGCGGCACGGCCGGCGTCGTCACCCTGGAGGACATCGTCGAGGAACTCGTCGGCGAGGTCCGCGACGAGCACGACCGCCCGGACGCGCCGGAACTCGCCGTCGCCCCGCCGCAGGACGGCAAGCCCGCCTGGGACGTCGACGGCAGTGTCCGCGTCGACATCCTCCAGCGCATAGGCCTGGACGTGCCCGAGGGGCCGTACGAGACGGTCGCCGGCCTCGTCGCCGACCTGCTCGGCCGGATCCCGGCCCCCGGCGACCGGGCCGAACTGCCCGGCTGGCGGCTCTCGGTCCGCCAGGTCGGCCACTACCGCGCCGAACGGGTCCGCCTGGTCAGGACGGCCCCGGTGGTCAACGTGATGGAGGCCGCCCGATGA
- a CDS encoding hemolysin family protein, protein MSVLQLVLAALLVLANGFFVGAEFALVSVRRSQIEPLGTARARQVLYGLERLPQMMAAAQFGITVCSLTLGAVAEPTVAHLLEPVFEAVRLPEGVIHPLGYVIALAGVVFFHLVIGEMVPKNLAMAAPEKAALWLSPGLVAFARLCKPITVALGACAQAILRLFRVEPKDEVEAVVTSEQLNRLLEDSGQAGLLDPEEQERLEDALELGSHPVTDVLLRRESLVTVTPSVTPGEIVELTARTGYSRFPVSATDKGPFMGYVHVKDVLDLEHSDRAVPQHVWRPMATLRAELPLDDALTVMRRAATHLAQVADASGKVLGLVALEDVLELLVGEVRDPAHREMPDVQLLEPRISGEPEGVLAN, encoded by the coding sequence ATGAGCGTCCTCCAACTGGTCCTCGCCGCGCTGCTCGTGCTCGCCAACGGCTTCTTCGTCGGCGCCGAGTTCGCGCTCGTCTCCGTCCGCCGCAGCCAGATCGAACCGCTCGGCACGGCCAGGGCCCGCCAGGTCCTCTACGGCCTGGAGCGCCTGCCCCAGATGATGGCCGCGGCCCAGTTCGGCATCACCGTGTGCTCCCTCACCCTGGGCGCCGTCGCTGAGCCGACGGTGGCGCATCTGCTGGAGCCCGTGTTCGAGGCGGTCCGCCTTCCCGAGGGCGTGATCCACCCCCTGGGCTATGTGATCGCGCTCGCCGGTGTGGTCTTCTTCCACCTGGTCATCGGTGAGATGGTGCCGAAGAACCTTGCGATGGCGGCCCCCGAGAAGGCGGCCCTGTGGCTGAGCCCCGGCCTGGTGGCGTTCGCCCGCCTGTGCAAGCCGATCACGGTGGCCCTGGGGGCCTGTGCCCAGGCCATCCTCCGCCTCTTCCGGGTCGAACCCAAGGACGAGGTGGAGGCTGTGGTGACGAGCGAGCAGCTCAACCGCCTCCTGGAGGACTCCGGCCAGGCCGGTCTCCTCGACCCCGAGGAGCAGGAACGCCTGGAGGACGCCCTGGAGCTGGGCTCCCACCCGGTGACGGACGTCCTGCTGCGTCGCGAATCCCTGGTGACGGTGACCCCGTCGGTCACCCCGGGCGAGATCGTCGAGCTGACGGCCCGCACGGGCTACTCCCGCTTCCCGGTCTCGGCGACGGACAAGGGCCCCTTCATGGGGTACGTCCACGTGAAGGACGTCCTCGACCTGGAGCACTCCGACCGCGCCGTCCCGCAGCACGTCTGGCGCCCCATGGCCACCCTGCGGGCCGAGCTGCCCCTCGACGACGCCCTCACGGTCATGCGCCGGGCGGCCACGCACCTGGCCCAGGTCGCCGACGCCTCCGGCAAGGTGCTGGGTCTGGTGGCCCTGGAGGACGTACTGGAGCTGCTGGTGGGGGAGGTCCGGGATCCGGCGCACCGGGAGATGCCGGACGTGCAGCTGCTGGAGCCGAGGATCAGCGGGGAGCCGGAGGGAGTGCTCGCCAACTAG
- a CDS encoding AAA family ATPase, which produces MDFGTQGPDAPADLAWLRGVDAYTMGAYPQAEEEFRTAVRMDPGMADGWLGLHALRVDTTTALLRMFRHRDRFGEQRTRHRRALNSWYWLGWWVQPVLESPRDLLLAHASHWLDGRHVPELDRALAGLPPVDTDPQVRFLHACRAYLVKDWDQLVRHTDPLLDDPLLGIEAGLFGGMARVRLEMYGQAEPLLSAALMRCRSEQPQRKELRYWLARAHEGTGRSAAAHPLYRAVHRVDPAFMDTSARLAAIAEGDGYDDTADLAAISLTGAGQDTVDGPDGFDPLFGTEGRDLRLTEPDLPTGPLPSVTDPAVRVKTGAPSSPIPAGPTDPALLEEALAELERMVGLEPVKRQVKALSAQLNMARLRAGQGLPVQPPKRHFVFSGPSGTGKTTVARILGRVFYALGLLGGDHLVEAQRADLVGEYLGQTAVKANELIDSAIGGVLFVDEAYSLSNSGYGKGDAYGDEALQVLLKRAEDNRDHLVVILAGYPEGMDRLLAANPGLSSRFTTRVDFPSYRPQELSEIGKVLAAENGDMWDEEALEELRSIAGHVVEQGWIDELGNGRFLRTLYEKSCAYRDLRLSAYLGSLSREDLATLRLPDLMQAYGEVLSGRGPQDPSGL; this is translated from the coding sequence ATGGACTTCGGCACGCAGGGCCCCGACGCCCCGGCCGACCTCGCCTGGCTGCGCGGGGTGGACGCCTACACGATGGGTGCCTATCCGCAGGCGGAGGAGGAGTTCCGCACCGCGGTGCGGATGGATCCGGGGATGGCGGACGGCTGGCTCGGCCTGCACGCGCTCCGGGTCGACACGACGACCGCGCTGCTGCGGATGTTCCGGCACCGCGACCGCTTCGGCGAGCAGCGCACCCGGCACCGCAGGGCCCTCAACTCCTGGTACTGGCTGGGCTGGTGGGTGCAGCCGGTGCTGGAGAGCCCGCGCGATCTGCTGCTGGCCCACGCCTCGCACTGGTTGGACGGCCGGCACGTGCCCGAGCTGGACCGGGCGCTCGCCGGACTGCCCCCGGTCGACACCGACCCCCAGGTCCGCTTCCTGCACGCCTGCCGCGCCTATCTGGTCAAGGACTGGGACCAGCTGGTCCGGCACACCGACCCGCTGCTGGACGACCCCCTGCTCGGCATCGAGGCCGGACTGTTCGGCGGCATGGCCCGCGTCCGGCTGGAGATGTACGGCCAGGCCGAGCCGCTGCTGTCGGCGGCGCTGATGCGCTGTCGCAGCGAGCAGCCGCAGCGCAAGGAGCTGCGCTACTGGCTGGCTCGGGCGCACGAGGGCACCGGCCGCTCGGCGGCGGCGCACCCGCTGTACCGGGCCGTGCACCGCGTCGACCCGGCCTTCATGGACACCTCGGCCCGGCTCGCGGCGATCGCCGAGGGCGACGGGTACGACGACACCGCCGACCTCGCCGCGATCAGCCTGACCGGTGCCGGGCAGGACACCGTGGACGGTCCGGACGGCTTCGATCCGCTCTTCGGCACCGAGGGCCGTGATCTGCGGCTGACGGAGCCGGATCTGCCGACCGGCCCCCTGCCGTCGGTGACCGACCCCGCGGTACGGGTGAAGACCGGCGCCCCCTCCTCGCCCATCCCGGCCGGGCCCACCGATCCCGCCCTGCTGGAGGAGGCGCTCGCCGAGCTGGAGCGCATGGTGGGGCTGGAACCGGTCAAACGCCAGGTGAAGGCGCTGTCGGCGCAGTTGAACATGGCGCGGCTGCGGGCCGGGCAGGGACTGCCGGTGCAGCCGCCGAAGCGGCACTTCGTCTTCTCGGGCCCGTCGGGGACGGGGAAGACCACGGTGGCCCGGATCCTCGGCCGTGTCTTCTACGCGCTCGGCCTGCTCGGCGGTGACCACCTGGTCGAGGCCCAGCGGGCGGACCTGGTCGGCGAGTACCTCGGGCAGACGGCCGTGAAGGCCAACGAGCTGATCGACTCCGCGATCGGCGGCGTGCTGTTCGTGGACGAGGCGTACTCGCTGTCCAACTCCGGCTACGGCAAGGGGGACGCGTACGGCGACGAGGCCCTGCAGGTGCTGCTGAAGCGGGCCGAGGACAACCGGGACCACCTGGTGGTGATCCTGGCCGGCTATCCCGAGGGCATGGACCGGCTGCTGGCGGCGAACCCGGGGCTGTCCTCCCGCTTCACGACCCGTGTCGACTTCCCCTCCTACCGCCCGCAGGAACTCAGCGAGATCGGCAAGGTGCTGGCGGCGGAGAACGGGGACATGTGGGACGAGGAGGCGCTGGAGGAACTGCGGTCGATCGCCGGGCACGTGGTCGAGCAGGGGTGGATCGACGAGCTGGGCAACGGCCGCTTTCTGCGGACGCTGTACGAGAAGAGCTGTGCTTACCGGGATCTGCGGTTGTCGGCGTATCTCGGCTCGCTGTCCCGGGAGGATCTGGCGACGCTGCGGCTGCCTGATCTGATGCAGGCGTACGGGGAGGTGCTGTCGGGGAGGGGGCCGCAGGATCCGTCGGGGTTGTGA
- a CDS encoding uridine kinase family protein, protein MRDLATRLRRLPPSLGPVRLIGVDGHAGSGKSTFAGHLAAALGGAPVLRLDDISSHEQLFEWTDRLLAQVIRPLARGESAHYTPYDWRARAFGPPLPLPAAPVVVLEGVGAGRRALRPHLARLLWMELPREESWTRGRLRDGAEQREFWDGWVEAERAHFAADPSRPHADLLVTQTPEGYEVLPGPGSTAGPDQNMTQSDESSALW, encoded by the coding sequence ATTCGCGACCTCGCCACCCGGCTGCGCCGGCTTCCCCCCTCCCTCGGCCCGGTCCGGCTGATCGGCGTCGACGGGCACGCCGGCTCCGGAAAGTCCACGTTCGCCGGGCACTTGGCCGCGGCCCTCGGCGGGGCGCCGGTGCTGCGTCTCGACGACATCTCCAGCCACGAACAGCTCTTCGAGTGGACCGACCGCCTCCTGGCCCAGGTGATCCGCCCGCTCGCCCGTGGCGAGAGCGCGCACTACACCCCCTACGACTGGCGGGCCCGCGCCTTCGGTCCGCCGCTGCCGCTGCCGGCCGCGCCCGTGGTCGTACTGGAGGGCGTCGGTGCCGGCCGGCGCGCGCTGCGGCCGCACCTGGCCCGGCTGCTGTGGATGGAGCTGCCGAGGGAGGAATCCTGGACGCGCGGCCGGCTGCGGGACGGGGCGGAACAGCGGGAGTTCTGGGACGGCTGGGTCGAGGCGGAGCGCGCACACTTCGCCGCTGACCCCTCGCGCCCCCATGCCGATCTCCTGGTGACGCAGACACCGGAGGGGTACGAGGTGCTGCCGGGGCCCGGGTCAACCGCTGGACCGGACCAGAACATGACCCAGAGTGACGAGTCCTCCGCATTGTGGTGA